One genomic region from Stutzerimonas decontaminans encodes:
- the hflD gene encoding high frequency lysogenization protein HflD: protein MSTLDEQLIALGAVFEAATLVDRIARTGQVPSASLGCMLGSLLARNPETTLEIYGGDDLNLRDGYRALVGALERDSSTLQREPLRYALAMIGLERQLDKRDDMLQVIGNRLDQIQQQVEHFGITHENVVASFGGLYQDTLSTFRQRIQVQGDMRHLQQTDNASKIRALLLSGIRSARLWRQLGGHRWQLIFSRRKLLDALYPRLRSTQSEDH, encoded by the coding sequence ATGAGCACGCTGGATGAGCAGCTGATTGCGCTCGGCGCGGTGTTCGAAGCAGCAACACTGGTGGACCGCATCGCCCGCACCGGCCAAGTTCCAAGCGCCTCGCTTGGCTGCATGCTTGGCAGCCTGCTTGCACGCAACCCGGAAACCACCCTGGAAATCTATGGCGGAGACGATCTCAACCTGCGAGACGGCTACCGCGCATTGGTTGGTGCTCTGGAGCGTGACAGCAGCACACTGCAGCGGGAACCACTGCGCTATGCGCTGGCAATGATCGGCCTGGAACGACAGCTGGACAAACGCGATGACATGCTACAGGTCATCGGCAATCGTCTGGATCAGATTCAGCAGCAAGTCGAGCACTTCGGCATTACCCACGAAAATGTCGTCGCCTCGTTTGGCGGGCTGTACCAGGACACCCTCAGTACCTTCCGCCAACGCATACAGGTTCAGGGCGACATGCGCCACCTGCAGCAAACGGACAATGCCTCCAAGATTCGCGCCTTGCTGCTGTCCGGCATCCGTTCGGCTCGCCTCTGGCGCCAGCTCGGCGGGCATCGCTGGCAGCTGATCTTCAGCCGTCGCAAGCTGCTCGATGCGCTCTACCCGAGGCTTCGCTCCACTCAGAGCGAAGACCATTGA
- the mnmA gene encoding tRNA 2-thiouridine(34) synthase MnmA → MPVTTLTAPEKTRVIVGMSGGVDSSVSALLLLEQGYQVEGLFMKNWEEDDGTEYCTAKEDLADAQAVCDRIGIKLHTANFAAEYWDNVFEHFLAEYKAGRTPNPDILCNREIKFKAFLDYALMLGADLIATGHYVRRRDVGGRSELLKGLDPNKDQSYFLHAVGGEQLSKTLFPVGELEKPEVRAIAEKYGLATAKKKDSTGICFIGERRFSDFLKQYLPAQPGDIETIDGEVIGRHHGLMYHTIGQRQGLGIGGLKDASDEPWYVLSKDLQRNVLVVGQGNDHPWLFSRALLASEIYWVNPIDLGSPLKLTAKVRYRQSDQDCTLEKTAGGYRAVFEAPQRAVTPGQSVVLYDGEVCLGGGVIEQAEPWFEGRA, encoded by the coding sequence ATGCCTGTAACGACCCTCACCGCCCCGGAAAAAACTCGCGTAATCGTCGGCATGTCCGGCGGAGTGGACTCTTCCGTTTCGGCCCTCCTGCTTCTCGAGCAGGGTTACCAGGTCGAAGGCCTGTTCATGAAGAACTGGGAAGAGGATGACGGCACGGAATACTGCACCGCCAAGGAAGACCTGGCTGATGCCCAGGCCGTATGCGATCGGATTGGCATCAAGCTGCACACCGCCAACTTTGCCGCCGAGTACTGGGATAACGTATTCGAGCACTTTCTTGCCGAGTACAAGGCTGGGCGTACGCCCAACCCTGACATCCTGTGCAACCGGGAAATCAAGTTCAAGGCCTTCCTCGACTACGCGCTGATGCTCGGAGCAGACCTCATCGCGACCGGCCACTATGTACGCCGCCGAGACGTGGGCGGGCGCAGCGAACTGCTCAAGGGGCTTGACCCCAACAAGGACCAGAGCTACTTCCTGCACGCTGTTGGCGGCGAGCAGCTGAGCAAGACGCTGTTTCCTGTCGGCGAGCTGGAAAAGCCCGAGGTACGGGCAATCGCCGAAAAGTACGGCCTCGCCACGGCGAAGAAGAAAGACTCAACCGGCATCTGTTTCATCGGCGAGCGGCGCTTCAGTGATTTTCTCAAACAGTATCTGCCCGCGCAGCCCGGCGACATCGAAACCATCGACGGTGAAGTGATCGGCCGCCACCACGGCCTGATGTATCACACCATCGGCCAGCGCCAGGGGTTGGGCATAGGCGGTCTGAAAGATGCGTCGGATGAGCCCTGGTACGTTTTGAGCAAGGATCTGCAACGCAATGTGCTCGTAGTCGGCCAGGGTAATGACCATCCATGGCTGTTCTCGCGCGCCCTGTTGGCATCTGAGATTTACTGGGTCAACCCCATCGACCTCGGTTCGCCACTCAAGCTGACCGCCAAGGTCCGCTATCGCCAGAGCGATCAAGACTGCACATTGGAAAAAACGGCAGGTGGTTATCGTGCCGTATTCGAGGCACCACAACGAGCGGTAACACCGGGCCAGTCGGTCGTGCTCTACGACGGTGAGGTGTGCCTGGGAGGTGGTGTGATCGAGCAAGCCGAACCCTGGTTCGAGGGTCGAGCATGA
- a CDS encoding NUDIX hydrolase, with the protein MDWQPHITVATVIENQGRFLLVEELKAGRLVLNQPAGHLEANENLREAAVRETLEETGWEIELIGLIGIYLYTAPSNGVTYQRVCFAAKALRHDAQRPLDEGIVAARWLSREELERQPERWRSELVPRCIDDYLTGPLHSLDVIRN; encoded by the coding sequence ATGGATTGGCAACCGCATATCACCGTCGCGACCGTGATCGAAAATCAGGGCCGCTTTCTGCTGGTGGAAGAGCTCAAGGCAGGTCGTCTCGTGCTCAATCAGCCGGCCGGGCATCTTGAGGCCAACGAGAATCTGCGTGAGGCAGCGGTACGCGAAACGCTGGAAGAAACCGGCTGGGAGATCGAGCTCATTGGCCTGATCGGCATCTACCTGTACACCGCGCCGAGCAACGGCGTGACCTATCAACGCGTGTGCTTTGCCGCCAAGGCCTTGCGCCATGATGCGCAGCGCCCGCTCGACGAAGGTATTGTCGCGGCCCGCTGGCTGAGCCGAGAAGAGCTGGAGCGGCAGCCCGAACGCTGGCGCAGTGAATTGGTGCCCCGCTGCATTGATGACTACCTGACCGGCCCGCTGCACTCGCTAGACGTCATTCGCAACTGA
- a CDS encoding NADP-dependent isocitrate dehydrogenase, whose product MSTPSKIIYTFTDEAPALATYSLLPIVEAFAASADIAVETRDISLAGRILASFADQLDADKKVDDDLAKLAELTNQPDANIIKLPNISASVPQLKAAIAELQALGYNIPNFPEDPQTDAEKDVRARYSKVLGSAVNPVLREGNSDRRAPAAVKAYARKHPHSMGKWSKASQSHADYMRGGDFFSSEQSITMDKAGDVRIEFVGKDGKVEVKKQLALLEGEVLDGMFMSCNKLRAFFEETLQDCKETGVMWSLHVKATMMKISHPIVFGHAVSVYYKDVFDKYGELFKELGVNPNNGISSVYDKIKSLPASQQEEILHDIHEVYAHRPEMAMVDSVKGITNLHIPSDVIVDASMPAMIRNSGQMWGKDGKQKDTKAVMPESTYARIYQEMINFCKTNGAFDPVTMGSVPNVGLMAQKAEEYGSHDKTFEMQADGTMRVVLADGTVLMQHEVEKGDIWRACQTKDAPIRDWVKLAVTRARQSNTPAVFWLDPERAHDMQLQKKVETYLQEHDLSGLDIRIMGYNEAIRLSMERMIRGKDTISVTGNVLRDYLTDLFPIMELGTSAKMLSIVPLMAGGGMYETGAGGSAPKHVQQLVEENYLRWDSLGEFLALAVSLEETGIKTGNTKAKILGKTLDQATGKLLDNNKSPARKVGQIDNRGSHFYLALYWSQALAAQDDDAELKAHFTPLAKQLSEQEAAIVAELAAVQGKPVDIGGYYRSNPELTSKVMRPSTTFNSALAALNA is encoded by the coding sequence ATGTCCACCCCCTCGAAGATCATCTATACCTTCACCGACGAAGCCCCAGCCCTGGCCACCTACTCGCTTCTTCCCATTGTAGAAGCCTTCGCAGCCTCCGCTGACATAGCCGTCGAAACACGCGACATCTCTCTTGCAGGACGCATTCTTGCGAGCTTTGCCGACCAGCTGGACGCGGACAAGAAAGTCGATGACGACCTGGCCAAGCTCGCCGAGCTGACCAACCAGCCTGACGCCAACATCATCAAGCTCCCTAACATCAGCGCCTCCGTTCCGCAGCTCAAGGCCGCCATCGCCGAACTGCAAGCTCTCGGTTACAACATCCCCAACTTCCCGGAAGACCCTCAGACCGACGCCGAGAAAGATGTGCGTGCGCGTTACAGCAAGGTCCTCGGTAGCGCTGTGAACCCGGTTCTGCGTGAAGGTAACTCCGACCGCCGCGCGCCGGCCGCCGTCAAAGCCTATGCCCGCAAGCACCCGCACTCCATGGGCAAGTGGAGCAAGGCGTCGCAGTCCCACGCCGACTACATGCGTGGCGGCGACTTCTTCTCCAGCGAACAGTCGATCACCATGGACAAGGCTGGTGACGTACGCATCGAGTTCGTCGGCAAGGACGGCAAGGTGGAAGTCAAGAAGCAGCTCGCCCTGCTGGAAGGCGAAGTGCTGGACGGCATGTTCATGAGCTGCAACAAGCTGCGCGCCTTCTTCGAGGAAACGCTGCAGGACTGCAAGGAAACCGGCGTGATGTGGTCCCTGCACGTCAAGGCCACCATGATGAAGATCTCGCACCCGATCGTCTTCGGCCATGCGGTCAGCGTTTACTACAAAGACGTGTTCGACAAGTACGGCGAGCTGTTCAAGGAACTGGGCGTCAACCCGAACAACGGCATCAGCAGCGTCTACGACAAGATCAAGTCGCTGCCGGCTTCGCAGCAGGAAGAAATCCTCCACGATATCCACGAGGTCTACGCCCATCGCCCGGAAATGGCCATGGTCGACTCGGTCAAGGGCATCACCAACCTGCACATCCCGAGCGACGTCATCGTCGACGCCTCGATGCCGGCGATGATCCGCAACTCTGGCCAGATGTGGGGCAAGGACGGCAAGCAGAAAGACACCAAAGCGGTAATGCCGGAAAGCACCTACGCCCGCATCTACCAAGAGATGATCAACTTCTGCAAGACCAACGGCGCCTTCGACCCGGTCACCATGGGCAGCGTACCGAACGTCGGCCTGATGGCGCAGAAAGCCGAGGAATACGGCTCGCACGACAAGACCTTCGAGATGCAGGCTGACGGCACCATGCGCGTCGTTCTGGCCGATGGCACCGTGCTGATGCAGCACGAAGTTGAGAAAGGCGATATCTGGCGCGCATGCCAGACCAAGGACGCCCCGATCCGCGACTGGGTCAAGCTGGCCGTTACCCGCGCCCGCCAGTCGAACACCCCGGCTGTCTTCTGGCTGGACCCGGAGCGTGCCCACGACATGCAACTGCAGAAGAAAGTCGAGACCTATCTGCAGGAGCACGACCTGAGCGGCCTGGACATCCGCATCATGGGCTACAACGAGGCCATTCGCCTGAGCATGGAGCGCATGATCCGCGGCAAGGACACCATCTCCGTCACCGGCAACGTGCTGCGCGACTACCTGACCGACCTATTCCCGATCATGGAGCTGGGCACCTCGGCGAAGATGCTTTCCATCGTTCCACTGATGGCCGGCGGCGGCATGTACGAAACAGGCGCTGGTGGTTCCGCGCCGAAGCACGTGCAGCAGTTGGTCGAAGAGAACTACCTGCGCTGGGACTCGCTGGGCGAGTTTCTGGCATTGGCGGTTTCCCTGGAAGAAACAGGCATCAAGACCGGCAACACCAAGGCCAAGATCCTCGGCAAGACCCTGGACCAGGCCACCGGTAAGCTGCTGGACAACAACAAGTCGCCGGCGCGCAAGGTCGGTCAGATCGACAACCGCGGCAGCCACTTCTACCTGGCACTGTACTGGTCGCAAGCCCTAGCAGCGCAGGACGATGACGCTGAGCTGAAAGCTCACTTCACCCCGCTGGCCAAGCAACTGTCCGAGCAGGAAGCGGCTATCGTTGCCGAACTCGCTGCCGTTCAGGGCAAGCCGGTCGACATCGGCGGCTACTACCGCTCCAACCCCGAGCTGACCAGCAAGGTGATGCGCCCCAGCACCACCTTCAACTCAGCCCTGGCCGCACTGAACGCCTGA
- the icd gene encoding NADP-dependent isocitrate dehydrogenase, whose amino-acid sequence MGYQKIQVPSSGDKITVNADNSLNVPDNPIIPYIEGDGIGVDISPVMIKVVDAAVQKAYGGKRKIAWMEIYAGEKATQVYDQDTWLPKETLEAVRDYVVSIKGPLTTPVGGGIRSLNVALRQELDLYVCQRPVRWFTGVPSPVKKPGDVDMVIFRENSEDIYAGVEWKAGSPEAEKVIKFLTEEMGVKKIRFTENCGIGIKPVSLEGTKRLVRKALQYAVDNDRSSVTIVHKGNIMKFTEGAFKEWGYEVARDEFGAELLDGGPWMQFKNPNTGKNIVVKDAIADAMLQQILLRPAEYDVIATLNLNGDYLSDALAAEVGGIGIAPGANLSDTVAMFEATHGTAPKYAGQDKVNPGSLILSAEMMLRHMGWVEAADLIIKSTESAIAAKTVTYDFERLMEGAQLMSCSQFGDAMISHM is encoded by the coding sequence ATGGGATACCAAAAGATCCAGGTGCCATCCAGCGGTGACAAAATTACCGTTAACGCCGATAACTCTCTGAATGTCCCCGACAACCCGATCATTCCTTATATAGAAGGGGACGGCATCGGCGTGGATATCAGTCCGGTGATGATCAAGGTGGTGGATGCTGCTGTTCAGAAGGCCTATGGCGGCAAGCGCAAGATTGCCTGGATGGAAATCTATGCGGGCGAGAAGGCCACGCAGGTCTACGACCAGGACACCTGGCTGCCCAAGGAAACGCTGGAAGCCGTCCGTGATTACGTTGTGTCGATCAAGGGCCCCCTGACCACTCCGGTCGGCGGTGGCATCCGCTCCCTGAACGTTGCGCTACGCCAGGAGCTCGACCTGTATGTCTGTCAGCGTCCGGTTCGCTGGTTCACTGGCGTGCCGAGCCCGGTCAAGAAACCGGGTGACGTGGACATGGTGATCTTCCGCGAGAACTCAGAAGACATCTACGCCGGCGTCGAGTGGAAAGCAGGCTCTCCGGAAGCGGAGAAGGTCATCAAGTTCCTGACCGAAGAAATGGGCGTCAAGAAGATCCGCTTTACCGAGAACTGCGGTATCGGCATCAAGCCGGTTTCTCTGGAGGGGACCAAGCGTCTCGTTCGCAAGGCGCTGCAATATGCGGTAGACAACGACCGTAGCTCGGTGACCATCGTCCACAAGGGCAACATCATGAAGTTCACCGAAGGTGCCTTCAAGGAGTGGGGCTATGAAGTGGCGCGCGACGAGTTCGGCGCCGAGCTGCTGGACGGTGGCCCTTGGATGCAGTTCAAGAATCCGAACACCGGCAAGAACATCGTCGTAAAAGACGCCATCGCTGACGCGATGTTGCAACAGATTCTGCTGCGTCCGGCCGAGTACGATGTCATCGCCACGCTTAACCTGAACGGCGACTATCTGTCCGACGCGCTGGCAGCGGAAGTTGGTGGTATCGGCATCGCCCCGGGGGCCAACTTGTCCGACACCGTTGCCATGTTCGAAGCTACCCACGGGACCGCGCCGAAGTATGCCGGGCAGGACAAGGTCAACCCGGGCTCCCTGATTCTCTCTGCCGAAATGATGCTGCGGCACATGGGCTGGGTGGAAGCGGCTGACCTGATCATCAAGTCGACCGAGAGCGCCATCGCCGCGAAGACGGTCACATACGACTTCGAGCGTTTGATGGAGGGTGCTCAGCTGATGTCATGCTCGCAGTTTGGCGACGCAATGATCAGTCATATGTAA
- the cspD gene encoding cold shock domain-containing protein CspD codes for MLSGKVKWFNNAKGYGFIVADGGDEDLFAHYSAIQMDGYRTLKAGQAVMFNILQGPKGLHATDIRPQQAMSEATTPAAAQGISTVDA; via the coding sequence ATGCTAAGCGGTAAGGTCAAGTGGTTCAACAACGCCAAAGGCTATGGCTTCATCGTAGCAGACGGCGGCGATGAGGACCTGTTCGCCCACTACTCGGCCATCCAGATGGACGGCTACCGAACTCTGAAAGCTGGGCAAGCGGTCATGTTCAACATCCTGCAGGGTCCGAAAGGCCTTCACGCGACCGACATCAGGCCACAACAGGCCATGTCTGAAGCGACGACCCCTGCTGCTGCACAGGGCATTTCTACCGTAGACGCCTGA
- the clpS gene encoding ATP-dependent Clp protease adapter ClpS, with product MHAFAQIRLTFNQDRPLGDEDDASGLAVQEAKPELKAPPMYKVVMFNDDYTPMDFVVEVLEGIFNHSREQATKIMLAVHTEGQAVCGLYTRDVAETKAMQVNQYARECQHPLLCEIEKDG from the coding sequence ATGCATGCATTTGCTCAGATTCGACTAACATTCAATCAGGATCGGCCCTTAGGGGACGAAGACGACGCGTCCGGCCTCGCTGTTCAGGAGGCCAAGCCGGAATTGAAGGCACCACCGATGTATAAAGTTGTCATGTTCAATGACGACTACACGCCGATGGATTTCGTCGTCGAGGTGCTGGAAGGCATTTTCAATCACAGCAGGGAGCAGGCCACCAAGATCATGCTGGCCGTCCATACCGAGGGGCAGGCAGTCTGCGGGCTATATACCCGCGACGTCGCCGAAACCAAAGCGATGCAAGTGAATCAATATGCAAGGGAATGCCAGCACCCGCTGCTTTGTGAGATCGAGAAGGACGGTTAA